The genomic interval GAAAACAAAGATACGTATAACAAAACGTGTAGTGGTTAATCAGAAAGATCGGTCTCTTTTTCATCAGGATCGACCCCCAAATACTCAAAAGCTTTCCGGGTAGCAACACGTCCTTTGGGCGTACGCTGCAAAAATCCCTCTTTGATAAGGAAAGGTTCATATACCTCCTCGATAGTACCTTTATCTTCGCCTACAGCAACACTCAGGGTTCCCAATCCTACGGGCCCTCCATCATAATTTTCAATAATGGCTTTCATGATGCGAATATCCATCTCGTCAAAGCCGTTTTGATCTACGTCTAGTGCATTAAGCGCAGTATCAGCAATCTCATCATTGATGGTATCCATATTTTCAACCTGGGCAAAATCCCGAGTACGACGCAGTAGTTTATTTACAATTCGCGGTGTGCCGCGGCTCCGGCGGGCAATCTCGTGAGCACCAGTATCAGTAATCCCCATATCTAAGATAGAAGCCGTACGTAAAGCAATACGCTGGAGCAACTCAACGTCATAATAATCAAGCCGCATATCGATGCCAAAACGTGCCCGTAGCGGTGCGGTCAGCAACCCTTTTCGGGTCGTAGCACCTACAAGCGTAAACCGGTTAAGCTCAATTTGGATACTTCGCGCATTGGGTCCCGAATCGATTACAATATCCAACTGATAATCTTCCATCGCTGAGTACAGATATTCTTCAATCACCGGATTCAGGCGATGAATCTCATCAATAAAAAGCACGTCTCCCTCATCCAGATTAGTGAGCATACCCGCAAGATCACCTGGCTTTTCCAGCACCGGACCCGTTGACGGTTTAATTTGAACACCCATTTCATTAGCAATAATATGGGCCAGCGTTGTCTTGCCTAATCCAGGAGGACCAGACAAAATTACGTGATCAAGAGCTTCACCCCGCTTTTGGGCAGCTTTTAT from Fodinibius salinus carries:
- the ruvB gene encoding Holliday junction branch migration DNA helicase RuvB; translated protein: MQNPLLDASDSDTDFEQTLRPTRIREFVGQKKVVQNLSVFIKAAQKRGEALDHVILSGPPGLGKTTLAHIIANEMGVQIKPSTGPVLEKPGDLAGMLTNLDEGDVLFIDEIHRLNPVIEEYLYSAMEDYQLDIVIDSGPNARSIQIELNRFTLVGATTRKGLLTAPLRARFGIDMRLDYYDVELLQRIALRTASILDMGITDTGAHEIARRSRGTPRIVNKLLRRTRDFAQVENMDTINDEIADTALNALDVDQNGFDEMDIRIMKAIIENYDGGPVGLGTLSVAVGEDKGTIEEVYEPFLIKEGFLQRTPKGRVATRKAFEYLGVDPDEKETDLSD